The stretch of DNA TGGAAGCGGTGGGCCTCAACGTCCACGAAGTTTCAGTGTTAGTCGATGGCTCGCTCGTCCCCGAAGATCAACCGGTTGACGCAGCGCGCGTGAAGATTCTCCGACTCATCAAGGGCGGATAATGCGTGTCCGGCCCGGCACCGTCGAAGAACTGCCGACGGTGATGACCATTTTAGACGGCGCGATGCTCGAAATCGACGCCGCCACCGTCCGCGAAAAGTGTGACACGCGCGAGGCACTCGTCGCCGTGGAGGACGGGCGACTTTTAGGTGCGCTCGTCCGCTCTGGTGGGCATATCGACGCCGTGGCCGTCCGCCGCGCCCGCCGCGGGCAGGGCATTGGCCGGAGACTCGTGGAAGCCGCTCTCGAGGACGTGCCTCGGTTAGACGCGGAATTCGACACGAAAAATCGGCCGTTCTACGCAAAACTGGGATTCGATATCGAAGCACTCGGCGGGGGACGGTTTCGCGGCGTCAGACGCTAACTTTCAGGAGTTTGCCTGCGTTCGCTCGCCGGTTTTGACGTACCACACCAGAAGCGAGAGACTCCCAACTGCCGCGAGCGCTGCAACCCCTGCCTGAATCGTGTTCTGGTCAATGAAAAACCCAACCGCGAGCGCCGTATAGGCCAGAAACAGGACGAACAGGAGTCGCAGATGATTCACTCCGCTTCAATCGCTGTGTGAGCTTATTACTGTATCGTGCTGCCATGTCTGCGAATAATGGCGCTCTCCGGCCGATTCAGACGAGCGGTTCGACCAGTTCTCGGCCTGCCTCAAGCAACTCTGCGACGCGCTCGTCGCTGCCCGCCTCCGCATACACGCGAAGTTTCGGCTCCGTTCCAGACGGTCGAACCAGCAGCCACGACCCATCTTCGAGG from Haladaptatus sp. ZSTT2 encodes:
- the samp2 gene encoding ubiquitin-like small modifier protein SAMP2, with protein sequence MRVTVEVVGEDTHEVTLEDGTYADLVEAVGLNVHEVSVLVDGSLVPEDQPVDAARVKILRLIKGG
- a CDS encoding GNAT family N-acetyltransferase, with product MRVRPGTVEELPTVMTILDGAMLEIDAATVREKCDTREALVAVEDGRLLGALVRSGGHIDAVAVRRARRGQGIGRRLVEAALEDVPRLDAEFDTKNRPFYAKLGFDIEALGGGRFRGVRR